The DNA sequence CCCGCGCCGATGACGACCGCCACCCCGAAGACCGTGAGGTCCCAGGCGCTCAGGTTCCGCCGGAGTTTGGTGTCCGGTTCGTCGGTGTCCTTAATGGACTGTTCGATCGATTTAGTGCGCCACAATCCCGTTCCGGGCACCGTTGACCTCCTACGGCTGGCCTGCGAGTTTCGCCGTAGGTCACCCTAACGGGTCAGGCGCGGGTCGGCTTGCCGGAACGCGCGGAGCCGATCACCGGGCGAGGCTGCGGTCCAGGTCCGGCTCGAGGTAGATGAGCTTCGCGACCGGCACCTTCGAGCGCACGCGGGCCTCGGCGTCGTCGATGGCCGTGGCCACCGCGGCGGTGTCGAGGCCGGGCACCAGCGCCAGCTTCGCCGCGACCAGCAGCTCGTCCGGGCCGAGGTACTGGGTGCGGATGTGGATGACGCGCTCGACCTTGCCCGCGGCCAGCTCGTCGACGATCGTCGCGAGGACCGCCGGGTTCGCGCCTTCGCCGATGAGGAGGCTCTTCATCTCGACGATCAGGATGATCGCGATGACGCCCAGCAGCAGGCCGATCCCGAGGGTGCCGACGCCGTCCCAGACCGGATCGCCGGTGACCACCGACAGCCCGACACCGAGCAGCGCGAGGACGAGTCCGAGCAGCGCGCCGGCGTCCTCCAGCAGGACGACCGGGAGCTCCGGCTCCTTGGCCTGGCGGATGAAGCCCCACCAGCTGACGTCACCCTTGATCTTCTTCGACTCGCCGACGGCGGTGTAGAAGCTGTAGCCCTCGAGACCCACCGCGACGACCAGGATGATCACGGCGACGATCGGCGACTCCAGCGGCTCCGGCGCGCCGATCTTGTGGATGCCTTCGTAGATCGCGAACGCCGAGCCGAGGGTGAAGAGCATCAGCGCGACGATGAAGGAGTAGAAGTACCGGTCGCGGCCGTAGCCGAACGGGTGCTCCTTGTCCGCCGCGCGCCTCGACGTCTTCTGGCCGAGCAGCAGCAGGCCCTGGTTCGTGGTGTCGGCCAGCGAGTGCACCGACTCCGCCAGCATCGACGACGACCCGGTGACGAGGAAGCCGACGAACTTCGCGGCCGCGATCCCGGCGTTGGCTCCGAGCGCGGCGATGATCGCCTTGGTTCCGCCTCCAGCTGACACGACCGCTCCCCTGGTAGGTCCTGAATGTCCGGGTGGAGCGTAATCGGAGCGGTTCCGGTGGGTCCCCACCGGCCGGGATTTCGATCAGGCGATGGCGGCGGCCGGCTTCGGCGGACGCCGACGACTGCGCGCGGACAGCCGTGGACACCACCGGCCTGGGCAGAACTCCCGTCACGCGCAAACGCGCCCGGTTTTGTCGGTGCCCTCCGCTACCGTGGCCCTCCCTGCTCGCCCGTCCAGGAAGGTGCCATGGCGTACTTCGCCGTGCTCGGCGCGCTTGCGATCGAAAGCCCGCCGGGCCAGTGGCCCGTACTGCGCGGAGACCGGCAGCGCACGCTGCTGGCCGTGCTGCTGCTGAACGCCAACCAGCACGTCCACGTCGACGTGCTGGTCGAAGCCCTGTGGCCGGAGCGGCCGCCGAAGTCGTACACCTCGAACCTGCACACCTACCTCTCGCGGCTGCGCGACCGGATCGACGGCCTGCGCGTCGAGCGCGGGCCGCTCGGGTACCGGCTGCGGGCCGAGCCGCACGAACTCGACCTGCTCGCGTTCCGGGCGGCCGCCGCCGAAGGGAAGCGGGCGGGGGACGCGGTCACGGCGTCGCGGCACTACCGGCGGGCGCTCGCGTTGTGGCGGGGGCCCGTGCTGGCCGGGCTGCACGTGCCGCGGCTCGACGCCGACGTCGCGCGGCTGGAGTCCGAACGGCTCGCCGTCTTCGAGGACTGCGTCGACGCCGATCTGAACGCCGGGCGGCACGGGGAGCTGACCGGCGAGCTGCCGGCGATGATCACCGAGCACCCGCTGCGCGAACGGCTGGCCGCGCAGCTGATGACCGCGTTGCACCGGGCCGGCCGGCAGGGTGATTCGCTCGAGATCTACCGGCGGCTGCGGACCACGTTGATCGAGGAGCTCGGCGTCGAACCGGGCGCCGAAGCCCGCCGGGTGCACGCGGCCGTGCTGCGCGGCGAAGATCCGGTGCCGCGGCTGCCCGCGCCGGTCTGGCCGGTGTGCCAGCTGCCGCCGGACACCGCGGACTTCACCGGCCGCGACACCGAACTGGCCGAACTCACCGGCGTGCTGGGCAGCGGTGACGGCGTCCCCGTCGCGGTGCTCAGCGGCGAACCGGGCGCGGGCAAGAGCACCCTGGCCATGCGCGCCGCCCACCGGCTGCGGGCGCGGTTCCCGGACGGCCAGCTGTACGTCCCGTCCGGCCCGCGCGACCTCGGTGACGTCCTGGCCGACCTGCTGCGCGCGCTCGGCGTCACCGGCCCGGCCATCCCGGACGACGTCCACGCCCGCGCGGCGGTGTTCCGCGGCCGGCTCACCGACCGCCGCGTGCTCGTGGTGCTCGACGACGCCACCGACCCCGAGCACGTCCGCATGCTGCTGCCGGGCACGCCGGGCTGCGCCGTCCTGGTGACGAGCCGGCGCCGGCTCAGCGGCCTCGCGGGCGCGCACCGGCTGCCGCTCGGGCCGCTGCCGGACGCCGACGCGACACGCCTGCTGACCCGGCTCGCGGGCGACCGCGTGGCGCGCGAACCCGCCGACGCCGCGCGCATCATCGCGGCCTGCGACCACCTGCCGCTGGCCCTGCGGATCGCCGGCAGCAGGCTGGCCATCCGCCCGCACCTGCGGCTCGCCGGGCTGGCCGATCGGCTCGAGGACGAGGTCCGCCGGCTCGACGAGCTGACGGTCAGCGACCTGGGCGTCCGCGGCAGCATCGCGCTGAGCTACGACGGCCTCCGCCCGCTCACGCGGCGCGCGTTCCGGCTGATCGGCCGCTGCGCCAACCTCGACCTGCCCGCTTGGGCGATCACCGCGCTGATCGACGACCCGGGGGCCGACGAAGCCGTCGAAGAGCTCGTCGAGGCCAGCCTGCTGGAGTCCGGCGGCCCGGACGAGACCGGCGAAGGCCGTTACCGGCTGCACGACCTCGTCCGCCTCTACGCGACCGAACTCGACGCGCCCGACGGCGGCGGCCTGCGCACGGTGCTGGCGGCGACGCTGGCCCTGGCCGACACGGCGGCGGCGCGGCTGCCCCGCACGGTGCCGATGCCGGCACTGGCGCGGGAAGCACCCGCGCAGCCCTTGCCACCCGAGCTCGTCGAGCGGCTGCTGGCGCGACCGGAGCGCTGGTTCGCCGCCGAACGCGCGAACCTCCTGCTGCTCGTCGGCACGCTGTGCGGGCTGGGCCGCCGGCACGACGCGCTGCTCCTGCTCGACCGGCTCAGCGGATACCTGTACCTGCAGGGGCACTACGCCGACATGCGCGCGGGCTACGAGACGGTGCTGGCAGCCGCGGGCGAAGACGGCTCCCTGACGGCGATCGCCGAGGCCAACCTGACGTTGCTGCGCCACGCCCGCGGCCAGTACGAGGAGGCCGCGGCCGGGTACCGCGAGTGCGCGAAGAAGCTGGAGGAGCACGGCGATCGCCGCACTCACGCCTGGGTTTCGGCCAACCTGGCGCACTGCCTGATCGGGCTGGGCCGCGCGGAAGAGGCCCTGCACACGGCCGCGCACGCGCGCGAACTGTTCACTGTGGACGGTGACGCGGCCGAGCTGGGCCGGGTCCGAGCGGCGGAGTCGGCCGCCTTGCACCGGCTGGGCCGGGTCGGCGACGCCCTGCGCGTCGACGAGGAAGCCGTGGCGCTGGCCCGGAAATCCGGCGAGCCGCGACAGCTGGGAACAGCTCTGCACGGCGTCGCGTGGTCGCTTTTGCTCAGTGGGCAGCCGGCCGAGGCGGCGTCGGCGATCACGGAATCGGTGACGCTGCTGCGAACAACCCCGGCGAGGTCGGCACTGGCGAAGTCCCTGCGCACGCTGGGCGCGATCGAGGCGTACCGAGGCGAACGACGGCGGTCGGTGGAGGCGTTCGAGGCGGCTCGCGACCTGGCCCGAGAGCTGGACGAACGACCGCGAGAGCTGTCGTGCACCCGAGCGCTCGCGGCCGCCTGGATCGGCGAAGGCCGTGCGGCACAGGCGATCCCGGTCCTGCGAGCGTGCCTCGACGAGTTCCGCGAAATGGGCGGCCGCCCCGCGACCAGCCTGACGTGGCTCGTCTTGCACCGCGCGTACGAGACGACCGGCGACCAGGCATCGGCGGCCGAAGCAGCCACGGAGGCCGCGGCCCTGACGGAGCCACGCGACGCCAGCGCGGCCACCCTGCGGCGAGCCCTGCTGGCGCTCACCGAACCCGTGTAGCTGCCTCGGCTGCTTCACGCGCCGACGGCGGCCCGAAACGGGGTGGTGCCGCCCCCTCGCGACACCACCCCCGCTGGGCGACCGCGGTCGCGTCTCCCCGCACGACCACACCCGCCCCGACCTCGGCGGCAGCAGCCCAACCCGCACAGCGAACCGGGCCACGCGACCTCACTGGGCCGTTGCACCTGTACCTGCCCCGTACGACCCGTCCAGGCCTCCCGGGCCAGCCTGCCGCTCGGCAAGACCGGCGGCACCATCTGTGGGCCGGGCCACCGCAGCCGCACTCCCCGTACGACCAAAGCCACCCCGCATGACACCGCCTCGGCGGGCTGCCTGCCCGGCCCGCGAGCCCGGCCCGCGCCACCTCAGCCGGGACAACCGCAGCCGCGCCTCCCCGCACGACCACACCCACCCCGCACGACACCGTCCCGGTCAGGCGATCCCGGGCACCCAACCCGGCCCGCTCAGCGAAACCGGCGGGCGCAATCCCAGCCAACCAACCGCGACCGCACCTCCAGCGCCCGCCGGGCACCCTCCAAGCCAGACAACCGCGCTCCCCGCACGACCACAACCCGCCCTGCACGACACCACTCCGGCCGCACAACCCCGGCACCCGACCGCACGCCCACCGAAACCGGCGGGCACCATCCAAGCCAGACAGCCGACGCCGCACCTCCCCGCGCGGCGCCACCTTGGGCGAGGCACTCCCGCAGCCACATCCCGTACGGCACCACCTCGGCGAGACAATCCCGACGCCCCACCTCCCCGCACGGCGCCACCTCGGCGAGACACTCCCGACGCCCCACCTCCCCGCAGGGCACCACCTCGGGCAAGGCACTCCCACAGCCCCACCTCCCCGTACGGCACCACCTCGGGCAAGACACTCCCGCAGCCACGCCTCCCCGCGCGACTTGCGCCCTCGCGGCACCACCCGACCCCGCACTCCGCAGCCACGCCTCCCCAGCGTGACCACGCCCCTCCAGAACCGAGTGGCACCGTCCAGGTCGCCGACGCCGGGCATCAGACCGGCGTCACCCCCAGCAGCGTCCGCCGCCCCTTGCTCTCGCTCTTCCTCCCCGGAAATCGACAGCACGAGGCTCCAGGACCACCCCTCGGACCGATACTGGCGAACCCCGCCACACGGAACGCACACAGAACACCCGGCCGCCCGCGCACGAAAAAGCCACCAGGAGCAGGCGCTCCTGGTGGCTTTCAAGCAGAGTTCAGCAGGTTCCCGCCGTCGCGCGGAAGAGCTGGGCGCCGGTCCTGTCGAGCGGGCGAATCTTCACCGGCGGGTCGGCGGCCGGCAGCCAGACCGACTGGCCTCGGCGCAGCTCCACCTTCTCGCCGTCGTCCGCCGTCACCAGCAGGTCGCCCGCCGTGCACAGCAGGATCTGCGGGCCGATGCTGTCGACCGTCACTTCGTCGTCCTGACCCGAAGTCCACTCGACGCGCGAGAGCTCGAACTCCGGCGCGTCCGTGTGGTAGATCGCCATCCGGTCGCCCGCGTCGCCGCACTGGACCGGCATCTCGCCGCACGCGAAGTCGACCACTCGCAGCAGCTCCGGGACATCCACGTGCTTCGGCGTCAAGCCGCAGCGCAGGATGTTGTCCGAGTTCGCCAGGATCTCCACGGCCGTGCCGTTCAGGTACAGGTGCAGGTTGCCGGCCGGCAGGTAGATCGCCTCGCCCGCGCGCAGCGTCAGGCGGTTCAGCAGCAGCGCCGCCAGCACGCCCGCGTCGCGCGGGTGGGTCTCGCCCAGCTCCAGGATCGTCCGGCACTCGACCGCGAACTCGCCGTGCTCGCGCAGGTGCCGGACGCACGAGTCCAGCACCTCCGGCAGCAGCGCGTCGAGCGACGACTGCGGCAGCGTGATCCACGTCGTGAACAGCGCCCGCAGGCCCGACGGGTCCAGTTGCGCCTCGAGCAGCCCGGTGTACTTCGCCAGCCCCGGCGTCTCGATCGCCTTCAGCAGCTTGACGGTGCGCTCCGGCTCGCGGAACCCGGCCAGCGCGTGGAACTCCGTAAGCGCGCAGACGAGCTCCGGCTTCGCCGTCGGGTCCGGATAGTTGCGGTTCGGCGCGTCCCGCGGGATGCCCAGCTTCTCCTCGCGGGCGTGCCCCTCCGCGGCCTGCGCCGCCGACGGGTGCGCCTGCATCGACAGCGGCTCCTCCGCGGCGAGGATCTTCAGCAGGAACGGCAGCCGCCCGCCCCACCGCTTCGCGCAGCGCTCGCCGAGCTGGTTCAGCGGGTCGGCTTCGACCAGCTCCAGCAAGCTCCGCTCGGTCCCGTCGGGACCGATGACGTGCGACGGGTCGCCCGGGTGGGCTCCCATCCACAGCTCGGCCTCGGGGTGCGGCGCGGGGATCGGACGGCCCAGCAGCTCGGGGATCGCCGTCCGCGATCCCCAGGCGTAGGGCCGCACCGCGTTGCGCAGCAGCTCCACTGTCACCTCAACTCCACTCCTTCGGCACCGGCCCGGGCCGGTGCTCGGCGGGTCTCACGCCGTCACGGGCTCGAAGCGGCCCGCGCCGCCGATGCTGCCCGCCGCCAGCCCGAGATAGACCGCCGCCAGTTCGAACCGCAGCGCCAGCACCGCGGCCCGCACGATTTCGTCCGCCTCGAACTCCTCGGCCGGGGCGATGACGTCCGCACCCGGCAGCAGATCCTCGGCCTGGAAGCGTGCCGCGTCCGTAGCCGGACCGGTACGCACCGAGAGAAGCAGCACCCGGGTGAGGATGTCACCTGATGGATCGTCCGGATCGGCGAAGATGTCACGCTCCGCGCCACTCGATTGCGCCGCCCGCCGCAATGCGGGGCGCGCCAGAGCCTGACGGAAATCCTCGACATCACAGACGGTAGCAGCGTGCGCCGCGAACGCGTGCGCAGCGTGTTCACCGACGGCGACGGCGACCGGGTCCAGCCCCCACAGGAGCGGCACGCGGTCGGCGACCCGCAACGCGAGCGCTTTGGCCGGGTTCGCGAACGAGTCGCGGGCCAGGTAATCCTTTTCGGCTTCCAGGTCGAGCTGGTCGGCCAGCACCTGGACGTCGGCGACCAGCAGGCCCAGCGCGTTCGCGGTGAGCAGCCCGGCGGCCAGGCCGCGCGGGAACGCCAGCTCCGGCGGCACCGGGATCCGCGGCGCCAGCAGCACGCCCTTGCCCGCCACGGCGGCGGCCACCGGACCTTCCGCCGGCGCGGAGAGCACCACCGACGCGCCGAAGCGCGCGGCCCGCTCCAGCGACGCGGCGAGTTCGCGGTCACCGGCGTCGTCGGTGTGCGCGAAGACGACGTCGAGCGCGCCGATCCAGCTCGGCACCACCTCGGCGACGACCACCGGCACCGGGCACGCCGGCGCCAGCAGCGCCGCCAGCAGCCGCGTGAGCGTCCGGCTCACGCCAGGCCGGTCGATCAGCACGACGGCACGCGGCCGGCCCACGTCGAGCCGGTCGGCCAGGCCCAGCTCGGCCGCGAGCTCGGTGGTCGCCCGCACCTGGGCGCCCGCCATCGCGGCGGCGCGGAGCAACCCCGCGCTGTCGGCCTCGGCCAGGCGCGCGGGGTCGTCGAGCAGCGTGTCGTCAAGCACCGTCGGCATCGGACGCTTCGCTTTCAGCGGGGCCGCCGGTGGCTTCGTCGAGCAGCAGTACCGGGATCCCGTCGCGGACCGGGTACACCCGGCCGCACTCGGTACAGGTCAGGGCGTCGGCCTCCGGGTCGCCCGGCGTCCCGGGACGCAGCGGGGCGTGATCGGGCGACGGGCACGCCAGGATCTCGAGGAGCTGGGCGTCGAGCGTGAGGGCCATGGTTCCTCCATACCACGCGATAAGGTGGGGAGAAGAGCACAGTTTCGGACACAGTTCGGTCCGGACGGCCCTTCTCCCCCGGGACGGGTCAGCTGCGGATGATCGCGAGGACGTCTTCCACCAGGGCCTGCACCGCCTCGGCGTTGGCGGCCTCGACGTTCAGCCGCAGCAGCGGCTCGGTGTTCGACGGGCGCAGGTTGAACCACGCGCCGCCCGGCAGCTGCACGGTGAGACCGTCCAGTTCGTCGATCTCGACCCCGGACTTGCCGCCGAACGCGTCCTTGACGGCCATCATCTTGGCGACCTGGTCGTCCACCGTGGAGTTGATCTCCCCCGACGCCGCGTAGCGCGAGTACGCGCTGGTCAGGTCGGACAGCGGGCCGTCCTGCTCGCCGAGCGCGGCGAGCACGTGCAGCGCCGCCAGCATGCCGGTGTCGGCGCGCCAGAAGTCGCGGAAGTAGTAGTGCGCCGAGTGCTCGCCGCCGAAGATCGCGCCGGTGCGGGCCATCTCGGCCTTGATGAAGGAGTGCCCGACCCGGGTGCGGACCGGCTTGCCGCCGTGCTCGGCGACGATCTCCGGCACACCCTTGGACGTGATCAGGTTGTGGATGACCGTGCCGCCCGGGTCCTTGGCCAGCTCGCGCACGGCGACCAGCGCCGTGATCGCGCTCGGCGAAACCGGCTCGCCGCGCTCGTCGACGATGAAGCAGCGGTCGGCGTCGCCGTCGAAGGCCACGCCCGCGTCCGCGCCGGCCTCGCGCACCTTCGCCTGCAGGTCGACGATGTTCGCCGGGTCCAGCGGGTTGGCCTCGTGGTTCGGGAAGCTGCCGTCGAGCTCGAAGTACATCGGCACGACGTCGATCGGCAGCCCGTCGAAGACGGTCGGGACGGTGTGCCCGCCCATGCCGTTGCCGGCGTCGACCACGATCTTCAGCGGCCGGTTGCCGGACAGGTCGACGAGGTTGCGCAGGTAGGCGGCGTAGTCGGCGAGGACGTCGCGCTCCGAGACGGTGCCGCGCTGGCCCTCGAAGCCGGGCACGCCCTGCTCGACGGTGTCGCGGATCTCGGCGAGCCCGGTGTCCTGGCCGACCGGCGACGCGCCCGCGCGGCACATCTTGATGCCGTTGTACTTGGCCGGGTTGTGGCTGGCGGTGAACATCGCGCCCGGCAGGTTCAGCGAACCCGACGCGAAGTACAGCTGGTCGGTGCTCGCCAGGCCGATGCTGACGACGTCGAGGCCCTGCGAGGTGACTCCCTCGGCGAAGGCCGCGGACAGCCCCGGCGACGAGTCGCGCATGTCGTGGCCGATCACCACCGCGGGGGCCTCGGGCTTGATGAGCAGCGCGAACGCGGCACCGAAGTCGCGGACGAGGTCCGCGTCGAGCTGCTCGCCGACCACGCCGCGAATGTCGTAGGCCTTCACGATGCCCGAAAGGTCTGGCACGCCGTCTCCCCGCGAATAGTCGTCCCGGCGCCCGCTGCGCCGCGCGGAAAGCCTACCGGCGCCGGAGGTGGGTTACGCGTTCAGGCGCGGCCGGGCAGGACCCGGAGGTGGCCGCGGCGCCCGGAGGGGCCTTCGGGCTCGGGGGCCGGCGGCGCGGGCTTGTCGGACCGGCCGGCCTCGCGCACGGCCTCGGCCAGCGCGGTCAGCTCGTCGGCCGACGGGTCCGGAGCGGCGAACGCGCCTTCGTGCCGGACGACTTCCCAGCCCTTGGGGACGGTCAGCCGCAGCGCGTGGGCTTCGCAGAGGTCGTACGAGTGGGGCTCGGAGGCGGTGGCCAGAGGGCCGACGACGGCGGTGGAGTCGCTGTAGGCATACGTCAGCGTGGCCACAGCCGGCTCGAGACAGCCGGTACGCGAACACTTCCGTACGCTCCGCACGATCGGAAACGATAGCGCGTCGCCGCAAGGACGTAGGAGCGACACGCGCTGAGACGCGCCGACCGCATAGACTTCCGGGGTGGCGACGGCTCGTGACTACCGACAACGGCGGCGCCTGCGACGGGACCGGCACGGCCGGGGCCTGCGCGGGACGCTCTATCCGGCGACCCTGCCCGCCGCCGCGAGCCGCGCGGAGCGGTTCGACGCGCTGGTGCTCGACGCGCTGGAACCGATCGAAGCGCGCTGGCGCCACGAGCTGACGAAGCTGGACGTGGCGGTCGACGACGTGCCCGAAGTCCGCGAGAACGGCCACGCGCCCGCGGACGGCGTGCTGCACGACGGCGCGGTGCCGCTGTCGCGCCTGGTCCCGGCGGGGGTGGATCGCACGGGGATGCCCACGCGCGCCCGGATCGTGCTGTACCGGCGGCCGCTGGAGGCACGGGCGAAGGACCCGTCGGAGCTGGCCGAGCTGGTGCACGACGTGCTGGTGGAGCAGGTGGCGGGGTACCTCGGCGTGGAACCGGACGTCATCGAAGGCGAGTAGTCCGCTCGCGCTCGGCCCCCACGCCCCGACAGGGCGTGGGGAGACTGGCGTCCCGGGCTCAGCGGCGGCGCCGGGCCGGGACCGCCGTCAGCAGGGTGAACAGCACCGCCGCCAGCTGGGCCAGCAGCAGCAGGTTCCGTTCCGTGCCCGGGTACTCCACCGTCACCTCCGACGTCGCCGGGGGCACCGAGACCGCCACCTGGTGGCCCCACGCCGGGACGATCGGGACCGGTTTGCCGCCCACCGAAGCCTTCCAGCCCGCTTCCTGCTCCGCCGCCAGCACCAGCAGGCGGCCGGTCGGGCCGTCCGAGACCCGGACGCGGACGTCCGGGAGGCCCGCTTGCACCGGGGCCACGCCCGGCGCGTTCCCGGGGGCGCCGCCGCCCGTGACCGCGGCCTTGGCCTGCTCCGGGGAGATCAGGATCACCTGGCCCGCCGGTGACAACAGGCGGAGCACGCCACGGCCGTCGGAGGTCGGGGCCGCCACCGACACCATGTCCTTCGCCAGCGGTGGGTACGCCCGCGGGTCGGCGCCCGGCGGGAGCACCACGTACTCCACGCCCGCGGCCGCCGCCGCGGCGAACGTCCGCTGTACCGCCGCCGCGTCGCCTTGGCCGAGGTCGCGGCGCCACGTCGCGAGCCGGGCCGGGGTGCCGGGCGTGGGGGCCAGGTCGTCGTCGCCGTAGTGGGGCAGGCGGCCGCCGGTCTGGCGGGTCGCGTCGGGCGTGAGGTCGAGCACCGACCGGCCGGACGCGCCCAGCTCCGCCGTCACCTCCGGCGCCAGTGAAGGACGCTCGCCGGCGCGAAGGGGTCCCTGCCCGCCGACGACCACCGCGCCGGCGGCCAGCGCGAGGAACACCACGACCCCGGCGATCGCGGACACCTTCGGCAGCCACGTCGACGGCACCCCGGCCGCACCGCCGCGCTGCCACGAACCGAGCACGACCCACAGCAGCCCCGCGCCGACGATCAGCAGCGGCACCCCCGCGTAACCGTGCGCCGCCGCGCCGCCCTGCATCGGGGTCGCCGTGACGAGCCGGACCAGCACCAGGCCACCGGCGCCCAGGACCCCCAGCGCGAGCCCGCCCGCGGCGAGCTTCGTCGGCCGGACGACGAGCGCCACCAGCGCCGCCGCGATCACCGCGACGCCGATCGGCCACGCGCCGGGCCCGCCCGGGGCGAGCCCGGCCAGGTCCGTGCCGGACACCGGCGACGCCGCGCCGCCCAAGCCCTGGACGAGCAGTTCCGGGTGCTTCAGCAGCACCGTCGGCCACGGCAGCAGCAGCGCCAGCGGCAGCAGCACGACGATCCCGACCGACGCGATCCGCCGCGCCAGCCCGGTCGGCGCCGGCAGCACCACGAACCCGATCAGCAGCCCGGCGAGCGCGAGCCCGTGCGCCAGCGGCGAGAACGCGCCGAGCAGCGCGACGCCGAACGCCGAGAGCGCCGACACGTGCAGCCACCGGGTGTCCGCGCGGACCAGCAGCCCGGCGATGCCCGCCGCGACGAGCGGCAGCACCAGGTGCACCACGACGACGTCGAGCCGGCCCTGCGCCACCGCCGCCGTGGCGGCCGGCAGCAGCGCGTACGTCGCGGCGATGACCGCGCGCACCCACCGGCGCACGCGAAGCCGCCGGGTCGCCACGTACGCGCTCAGCGCCGCCAGCGGGATGTCCCCGAGCAGCAGGACGGCGACGAGCGCGGCCGGGCCGCCGATCGGCGCGAACACCGCGCCGATCGTGCCCAGCACCGGGACCGTCGCCGAGGCGGGCGCGCCGGTGCCGCCGGCGATCGCGTGCCACGGCGTGAGGTACGACGTCCAGAGCTCACCCAGGCCACCCACCGGGAGCAGCTTGCCCCCGAACAGGTCGAGCCCGAGCCGGGCGCGGTTGACGAACAACCCCAGCGCCGTCATCACGACCAGCAGCACCACCGGCGGCGCGAAGATCGTCGCGCCGAGCACACGACGGCGGTTCACCTCGACGAAGACGATCTCGGGCTCGGGTGCCGGAGCGGCTTCTTCAGCGATTTCCGTGGTTTCCGAGGTTTTCGTGGTTTCCGGTTCCGGCGCCACGGTTTCCGGCAGCGTGACGGCGACGAGCGTGCCCGGCCGCCGCAGCCCCGACCCGCGCGAGCTGACCCCGCGCAGCGCGCCGGCGGGCAGCGCGTCCGGCCCGACCGGACGGTTCTCGCG is a window from the Amycolatopsis sp. NBC_00355 genome containing:
- a CDS encoding cation diffusion facilitator family transporter, with the translated sequence MSAGGGTKAIIAALGANAGIAAAKFVGFLVTGSSSMLAESVHSLADTTNQGLLLLGQKTSRRAADKEHPFGYGRDRYFYSFIVALMLFTLGSAFAIYEGIHKIGAPEPLESPIVAVIILVVAVGLEGYSFYTAVGESKKIKGDVSWWGFIRQAKEPELPVVLLEDAGALLGLVLALLGVGLSVVTGDPVWDGVGTLGIGLLLGVIAIILIVEMKSLLIGEGANPAVLATIVDELAAGKVERVIHIRTQYLGPDELLVAAKLALVPGLDTAAVATAIDDAEARVRSKVPVAKLIYLEPDLDRSLAR
- a CDS encoding AfsR/SARP family transcriptional regulator codes for the protein MAYFAVLGALAIESPPGQWPVLRGDRQRTLLAVLLLNANQHVHVDVLVEALWPERPPKSYTSNLHTYLSRLRDRIDGLRVERGPLGYRLRAEPHELDLLAFRAAAAEGKRAGDAVTASRHYRRALALWRGPVLAGLHVPRLDADVARLESERLAVFEDCVDADLNAGRHGELTGELPAMITEHPLRERLAAQLMTALHRAGRQGDSLEIYRRLRTTLIEELGVEPGAEARRVHAAVLRGEDPVPRLPAPVWPVCQLPPDTADFTGRDTELAELTGVLGSGDGVPVAVLSGEPGAGKSTLAMRAAHRLRARFPDGQLYVPSGPRDLGDVLADLLRALGVTGPAIPDDVHARAAVFRGRLTDRRVLVVLDDATDPEHVRMLLPGTPGCAVLVTSRRRLSGLAGAHRLPLGPLPDADATRLLTRLAGDRVAREPADAARIIAACDHLPLALRIAGSRLAIRPHLRLAGLADRLEDEVRRLDELTVSDLGVRGSIALSYDGLRPLTRRAFRLIGRCANLDLPAWAITALIDDPGADEAVEELVEASLLESGGPDETGEGRYRLHDLVRLYATELDAPDGGGLRTVLAATLALADTAAARLPRTVPMPALAREAPAQPLPPELVERLLARPERWFAAERANLLLLVGTLCGLGRRHDALLLLDRLSGYLYLQGHYADMRAGYETVLAAAGEDGSLTAIAEANLTLLRHARGQYEEAAAGYRECAKKLEEHGDRRTHAWVSANLAHCLIGLGRAEEALHTAAHARELFTVDGDAAELGRVRAAESAALHRLGRVGDALRVDEEAVALARKSGEPRQLGTALHGVAWSLLLSGQPAEAASAITESVTLLRTTPARSALAKSLRTLGAIEAYRGERRRSVEAFEAARDLARELDERPRELSCTRALAAAWIGEGRAAQAIPVLRACLDEFREMGGRPATSLTWLVLHRAYETTGDQASAAEAATEAAALTEPRDASAATLRRALLALTEPV
- the manA gene encoding mannose-6-phosphate isomerase, class I, with the translated sequence MELLRNAVRPYAWGSRTAIPELLGRPIPAPHPEAELWMGAHPGDPSHVIGPDGTERSLLELVEADPLNQLGERCAKRWGGRLPFLLKILAAEEPLSMQAHPSAAQAAEGHAREEKLGIPRDAPNRNYPDPTAKPELVCALTEFHALAGFREPERTVKLLKAIETPGLAKYTGLLEAQLDPSGLRALFTTWITLPQSSLDALLPEVLDSCVRHLREHGEFAVECRTILELGETHPRDAGVLAALLLNRLTLRAGEAIYLPAGNLHLYLNGTAVEILANSDNILRCGLTPKHVDVPELLRVVDFACGEMPVQCGDAGDRMAIYHTDAPEFELSRVEWTSGQDDEVTVDSIGPQILLCTAGDLLVTADDGEKVELRRGQSVWLPAADPPVKIRPLDRTGAQLFRATAGTC
- a CDS encoding Trm112 family protein, whose protein sequence is MALTLDAQLLEILACPSPDHAPLRPGTPGDPEADALTCTECGRVYPVRDGIPVLLLDEATGGPAESEASDADGA
- a CDS encoding phosphomannomutase/phosphoglucomutase is translated as MPDLSGIVKAYDIRGVVGEQLDADLVRDFGAAFALLIKPEAPAVVIGHDMRDSSPGLSAAFAEGVTSQGLDVVSIGLASTDQLYFASGSLNLPGAMFTASHNPAKYNGIKMCRAGASPVGQDTGLAEIRDTVEQGVPGFEGQRGTVSERDVLADYAAYLRNLVDLSGNRPLKIVVDAGNGMGGHTVPTVFDGLPIDVVPMYFELDGSFPNHEANPLDPANIVDLQAKVREAGADAGVAFDGDADRCFIVDERGEPVSPSAITALVAVRELAKDPGGTVIHNLITSKGVPEIVAEHGGKPVRTRVGHSFIKAEMARTGAIFGGEHSAHYYFRDFWRADTGMLAALHVLAALGEQDGPLSDLTSAYSRYAASGEINSTVDDQVAKMMAVKDAFGGKSGVEIDELDGLTVQLPGGAWFNLRPSNTEPLLRLNVEAANAEAVQALVEDVLAIIRS
- a CDS encoding DUF3499 domain-containing protein, which gives rise to MRSVRKCSRTGCLEPAVATLTYAYSDSTAVVGPLATASEPHSYDLCEAHALRLTVPKGWEVVRHEGAFAAPDPSADELTALAEAVREAGRSDKPAPPAPEPEGPSGRRGHLRVLPGRA
- a CDS encoding metallopeptidase family protein codes for the protein MATARDYRQRRRLRRDRHGRGLRGTLYPATLPAAASRAERFDALVLDALEPIEARWRHELTKLDVAVDDVPEVRENGHAPADGVLHDGAVPLSRLVPAGVDRTGMPTRARIVLYRRPLEARAKDPSELAELVHDVLVEQVAGYLGVEPDVIEGE